The uncultured Desulfobacter sp. genomic interval GACTTTGATTGAGCAAACGCTCTGGATCCAAAATCGGGGCTTGGTCATAGGACATTTCAGACGGCATGTTAATCCGGGACACATCCATCCCCTCTGCCATTTTCTCCTCCAGCCAGTCTGAAATTTTCATTTAAACCCCATTGAGGTTTTATGGATTCCTAAAAACTACCCGGCGATTGTCATCAGATTGGTGACGTTTTTGACCCCATGGACATCCCTTACCAGTTTTGTGGCCAGGGCTTTTTCTGCCTTGTTTCCGGCTTTCCCTCCCAGGGTGACAACGCCGTCTTTTGTCTCCACTGTGGTAGCCACAGCACTGGTTGACCGATGGTACAGCAGGGTCATTTTAACCATGGCCGTGATGGATGCATCATCTATGACCTGGACGATTTCATCCATTTTCTCTTCCGCTTGTTTTTTTTTCGGCCAAATTGCCGCCCCCTGGACCGTCATCTCATTGTTGACATGTTTGACACCGTCAATATCCAGGACGTATTCGGTGGTCAGGTCTTTTTGGGCAAGGCTTTCGGCATCTCCGACCAGGGTGATGGTCCCGTTTTTCGCAGATACCTCTGTATTCCCGGCGCTCACATTCCGGTGAAAAAAAAGGGTACTTTTGACCTTGGCCGCAAGCCAGGCATCTGAATAGCCGGAAACCGCCTCCCCCTTTACTGCCAGTTGGTTATCCACACCTTTGACCCCGGGCAGGCCCGCAACCGTTTCCCGGGCCAACGCTTTATATGCATCCGAGGATGCTGTCCCTGTGAGGGTCACATCACCGTTTTGGGAATGGATTTTAATATCTTCATCCTTAAAATAGGTCTGGAATACATAAGACTGCCTTGCCGATGATTCGAT includes:
- a CDS encoding BON domain-containing protein, which translates into the protein MKIRIYTLALLVSIIAWTVTYSSLFASETDDRIESSARQSYVFQTYFKDEDIKIHSQNGDVTLTGTASSDAYKALARETVAGLPGVKGVDNQLAVKGEAVSGYSDAWLAAKVKSTLFFHRNVSAGNTEVSAKNGTITLVGDAESLAQKDLTTEYVLDIDGVKHVNNEMTVQGAAIWPKKKQAEEKMDEIVQVIDDASITAMVKMTLLYHRSTSAVATTVETKDGVVTLGGKAGNKAEKALATKLVRDVHGVKNVTNLMTIAG